In Palleronia sp. LCG004, a single window of DNA contains:
- a CDS encoding DUF6497 family protein: protein MEETRQYSALRREGRAAALIAGLAFASEAGAETVPVPSGQAVEFVEVVRDAPGLGLAYRFRFVAPEIAGAIDYKTAATDMIHLCQSYALPRLPRIGATLPRVVISLSDRPTEFGDLVPDATQFFEIYRAEGEICVWDGF, encoded by the coding sequence ATGGAAGAAACACGACAATATTCCGCTCTGAGGCGCGAGGGGCGGGCCGCGGCGCTGATCGCGGGCCTTGCTTTCGCCTCGGAGGCCGGGGCCGAAACGGTCCCGGTTCCCTCGGGCCAGGCGGTCGAGTTCGTCGAGGTGGTCCGCGATGCGCCCGGCCTCGGGCTGGCGTACCGCTTCCGCTTCGTGGCCCCGGAGATCGCGGGCGCGATCGACTACAAGACCGCGGCGACCGACATGATCCACCTTTGCCAGAGCTACGCGCTTCCGCGCCTGCCGAGGATCGGCGCGACACTGCCGCGCGTCGTCATCAGCCTGTCGGACCGCCCCACGGAATTCGGCGATCTGGTTCCCGACGCGACGCAATTTTTCGAAATCTACCGCGCAGAGGGCGAAATCTGCGTCTGGGATGGCTTTTGA
- a CDS encoding acyl-CoA carboxylase subunit beta, producing the protein MKDIVEQLEKRRAEARAGGGQTRVDAQHGKGKLTARERVELLLDDDSFEEFDTFVTHRATDFGMAESKIPGDGVITGWGTINGRQVFVFSQDFTVLGGSLSETHAQKICKVMDMAMQNGAPIIGLNDSGGARIQEGVASLAGYAEVFQRNVLASGVIPQISVIMGPCAGGAVYSPAMTDFIFMVKDSSYMFVTGPDVVKTVTNEVVTAEELGGATTHTKISSVADAAFETDIDALIEVRRLVDLLPLSNREKPPRRPFFDDPNRIEESLDTLVPDNPNTPYDMKELIEKLADEGDFYEIQESFARNILTGFIRLEGSTIGVVANQPMVLAGCLDIDSSRKAARFVRFCDAFEIPILTLVDVPGFLPGTSQEYGGVIKHGAKLLFAYGEATVPKVTLITRKAYGGAYDVMSSKHLRGDRNYAWPSAEIAVMGARGAVEILYRSELGDAEKIEGRRAEYEKNFANPFKAAERGFIDEVILPRSSRRRICRAFASLRGKKLSNPWKKHDNIPL; encoded by the coding sequence ATGAAGGACATCGTCGAGCAGCTCGAGAAGCGGCGCGCCGAAGCGCGCGCGGGGGGCGGGCAGACCCGCGTCGACGCGCAGCACGGCAAGGGCAAGCTGACCGCGCGCGAGCGGGTGGAGCTTCTGCTCGACGACGACAGCTTCGAGGAGTTCGACACGTTCGTCACCCATCGCGCGACCGATTTCGGCATGGCCGAGAGCAAGATCCCCGGCGACGGCGTGATCACCGGCTGGGGCACGATCAACGGCCGTCAGGTCTTCGTCTTCAGCCAGGACTTCACCGTCCTGGGCGGATCGCTTTCGGAGACGCATGCGCAGAAGATCTGCAAGGTCATGGACATGGCCATGCAGAACGGCGCGCCGATCATCGGGCTCAACGATTCGGGCGGCGCGCGCATCCAGGAGGGTGTCGCCTCGCTCGCGGGCTATGCCGAGGTGTTCCAGCGCAACGTCCTGGCCTCGGGCGTCATTCCGCAGATCAGCGTCATCATGGGGCCCTGCGCGGGCGGGGCGGTCTATTCGCCGGCCATGACGGACTTCATCTTCATGGTGAAGGACAGCAGCTACATGTTCGTGACGGGCCCCGACGTGGTCAAGACCGTGACGAACGAGGTGGTGACCGCGGAGGAGCTTGGCGGGGCGACGACGCATACCAAGATATCCTCCGTGGCCGATGCCGCGTTCGAGACCGATATCGATGCGCTCATCGAGGTGCGCCGCCTTGTCGACCTCTTGCCGCTGAGCAACCGGGAAAAGCCGCCGCGCCGTCCGTTCTTCGACGACCCGAACCGGATCGAGGAGAGCCTCGACACGCTCGTGCCCGACAACCCGAACACGCCCTACGACATGAAGGAGCTGATCGAGAAGCTCGCCGACGAGGGCGATTTCTACGAGATCCAGGAGAGTTTCGCGCGCAACATCCTGACGGGGTTCATCCGGCTCGAAGGGTCGACGATTGGTGTGGTCGCGAACCAGCCGATGGTGCTGGCCGGTTGCCTCGACATCGACTCGAGCCGCAAGGCCGCGCGGTTCGTGCGGTTCTGCGACGCGTTCGAGATCCCGATCCTGACGCTTGTCGACGTGCCGGGCTTCCTTCCCGGGACCTCGCAGGAATATGGCGGGGTCATCAAGCACGGCGCGAAGCTTCTCTTCGCCTATGGCGAGGCGACCGTGCCGAAGGTCACTCTCATCACGCGCAAGGCCTATGGCGGAGCCTACGACGTCATGTCGTCGAAGCATCTGCGGGGCGATCGCAACTATGCCTGGCCCTCGGCCGAGATCGCCGTCATGGGCGCGAGGGGGGCCGTCGAGATCCTCTATCGCAGCGAGCTCGGGGATGCCGAGAAGATCGAGGGGCGCAGGGCGGAATACGAAAAGAACTTCGCCAATCCGTTCAAGGCCGCCGAGCGCGGCTTCATCGACGAGGTGATCCTCCCCCGGTCGAGCCGGCGGCGGATCTGTCGCGCCTTCGCCTCACTCAGAGGCAAGAAGTTGAGCAACCCATGGAAGAAACACGACAATATTCCGCTCTGA
- a CDS encoding multidrug effflux MFS transporter — MSNPNPPRFLDRRSAPHIATMILLTSLAALSMNLFLPSLPGMTLFFDTEYRVMQVAVAGYLGISAVLQLVIGPISDRYGRRSVMLVSIVVFILASIGCALSTHIVTFLVFRMIQAAIVAGLILPRAAIRDIYSQAQSGAMIGWVTMGMSVAPMMAPALGGVLDGAFGWTANFWALAVIGTAALALAYADMGETAVKSTGNLREQIAQYPSLLLAPRFWGYALTAAFASGAFFAYLGGAPYVGSEVYEMSPERLGIYFGAPAIGYMAGNGISGRFSNEVGIRKMIAWGTIVTVLGLGLGLAVDMAGYNTPLSFFGFMIFVGLGNGLVIPNSMAGMLSVRPNLAGTASGLGGSIMIGGGAGLSTLSGILLENGEGATPLLWLMFLTSVASVVAIALTIRRETRLEALGGDAPAE; from the coding sequence ATGAGCAATCCGAACCCGCCCCGATTCCTCGACCGCAGATCGGCGCCGCATATCGCGACGATGATCCTGCTCACCTCGCTGGCCGCGCTGTCGATGAACCTCTTCCTGCCGTCGCTTCCGGGAATGACGCTCTTCTTCGACACCGAATACCGGGTCATGCAGGTCGCCGTGGCGGGGTATCTCGGCATCTCGGCGGTGCTACAGCTCGTCATCGGGCCGATCTCCGACCGCTACGGGCGACGATCGGTCATGCTCGTCAGCATCGTGGTCTTCATCCTCGCATCGATCGGCTGCGCACTCTCGACCCATATCGTGACCTTCCTCGTCTTCCGGATGATCCAGGCGGCGATCGTGGCGGGCCTGATCCTGCCGCGCGCGGCGATCCGCGACATCTATTCCCAGGCGCAATCCGGCGCGATGATCGGCTGGGTGACGATGGGCATGTCGGTCGCGCCGATGATGGCCCCTGCGCTCGGCGGCGTGCTCGACGGCGCATTCGGCTGGACCGCGAATTTCTGGGCCCTCGCGGTCATCGGCACGGCGGCCCTGGCGCTCGCCTATGCCGACATGGGCGAGACCGCGGTCAAATCGACCGGGAACCTGCGCGAGCAGATCGCGCAATATCCCTCGCTTCTCCTCGCCCCGCGCTTCTGGGGCTACGCCCTGACCGCGGCCTTCGCATCGGGGGCCTTCTTCGCCTATCTCGGCGGCGCGCCATATGTGGGATCCGAGGTCTACGAGATGTCTCCCGAACGGCTCGGGATCTATTTTGGAGCGCCGGCGATCGGCTACATGGCCGGCAACGGCATCTCGGGGCGCTTCTCGAACGAGGTCGGGATCCGCAAGATGATCGCCTGGGGCACGATCGTGACCGTGCTGGGGCTGGGCCTCGGTCTTGCCGTCGACATGGCGGGATACAACACGCCGCTCAGCTTCTTCGGCTTCATGATCTTCGTGGGTCTCGGGAACGGTCTCGTCATTCCGAACTCGATGGCGGGAATGCTGTCGGTCAGGCCGAACCTCGCGGGGACCGCATCGGGGCTCGGCGGCTCGATCATGATCGGCGGCGGTGCCGGCCTCTCCACGCTGTCGGGCATCCTGCTCGAGAATGGCGAGGGCGCGACACCGCTCCTGTGGCTGATGTTCCTCACCTCCGTCGCATCGGTCGTCGCGATCGCGCTGACGATCCGTCGCGAGACCCGCCTCGAGGCCCTCGGAGGCGACGCGCCCGCCGAGTGA
- a CDS encoding hemerythrin domain-containing protein gives MTDLTLEEREGLPDALRVLVEALPRGTWEAHPNFSPLTRFWLDRHLMFRDVLGQLTQGSRDFLDGNVAPDRYGHETARMAQFFLQQLHSHHDIEDHHYFPVLEGLDDRLGRGFALLDADHKALDGHIDALAKGTNAMLKGLSGPDPRKGAGDLERQLGAFDLFLDRHLTDEEDLVVPVILTYAPEIH, from the coding sequence ATGACGGATCTGACGCTCGAGGAACGCGAGGGGCTGCCCGACGCGCTGCGCGTCCTGGTCGAGGCCCTGCCGCGTGGCACCTGGGAGGCGCACCCGAACTTCTCGCCCCTGACGCGGTTCTGGCTGGACCGGCATCTGATGTTCCGCGACGTCCTGGGCCAGCTCACGCAGGGCAGCCGCGACTTTCTCGACGGCAATGTCGCACCCGATCGCTACGGGCACGAGACGGCGCGGATGGCGCAGTTCTTCCTCCAGCAGCTCCATTCGCATCACGATATCGAGGACCATCACTATTTCCCGGTTCTCGAAGGGCTGGACGATCGGCTCGGGCGGGGATTCGCGCTTCTCGATGCGGATCACAAGGCGCTCGACGGGCATATCGACGCGCTCGCCAAGGGGACGAACGCCATGCTGAAGGGGCTGTCAGGCCCCGACCCGCGCAAGGGGGCCGGCGATCTGGAACGGCAGCTGGGCGCTTTCGACCTCTTCCTCGACCGGCACCTGACCGACGAGGAGGATCTGGTCGTGCCGGTCATCCTGACCTACGCGCCCGAGATCCACTGA
- the betI gene encoding transcriptional regulator BetI, with protein MPKLGMQPIRRQALVNAAIAQVGVHGMDVTVAQIAKQAGVSTALAHHYFAGKADMFDHAMRHILREYGAAVRRELAGGGDRVQAIVAASFAPENFRSDIVAAWLTFYVQAHKSDTAARLLRIYQGRTRSNLRLGLRERGHPDPAGMAETLAALIDGVYLRAALSGRADPDAAIAQVMEVMR; from the coding sequence ATGCCGAAACTCGGGATGCAACCTATCAGGCGGCAGGCTTTGGTCAACGCGGCTATCGCTCAGGTCGGCGTGCATGGCATGGACGTGACCGTGGCGCAGATCGCCAAGCAGGCGGGCGTGAGCACGGCGCTTGCCCATCATTACTTCGCGGGCAAGGCCGACATGTTCGACCATGCGATGCGCCATATCCTGCGCGAATACGGGGCCGCCGTGCGGCGGGAGCTTGCCGGTGGCGGCGACAGGGTCCAGGCGATCGTCGCGGCGAGCTTCGCCCCCGAGAATTTCCGGAGCGATATCGTCGCCGCGTGGCTGACATTCTATGTCCAGGCGCACAAATCGGACACGGCCGCGCGGCTCTTGCGGATCTACCAGGGGCGCACGCGGTCGAACCTGCGACTCGGTCTGCGGGAGCGGGGCCACCCCGATCCGGCCGGAATGGCCGAGACGCTTGCAGCGCTCATCGACGGCGTCTATCTGCGCGCGGCGCTGAGCGGGCGGGCCGATCCCGACGCGGCGATCGCCCAGGTGATGGAGGTGATGCGATGA
- the choX gene encoding choline ABC transporter substrate-binding protein: MKTGLSILALVAGSGAAFADCETVTFSDVGWTDITATTAATTAVLEALGYDTETRVLSVPFTYTALANGDVDVFLGNWMPTMENDIGPYLDDGTVEVVRTNLEGAKYTLATNAAGAELGIESFADIAENADALGSEIYAIEPGNDGNRLIQDMIADDAFGLSDFDVVESSEQGMLAQVDRSSRRDQPIVFLGWEPHPMNAAYDMTYLTGGDDYFGPDLGGATVQTNVTAGFVDECPNVGAFLENLSFTLEMENEIMGAILNDGKQAEDAATEWLTANPEILETWLDGVETPSGEEGLPAVRSALGL; encoded by the coding sequence ATGAAAACCGGACTTTCCATACTCGCGCTCGTCGCCGGCTCCGGCGCGGCATTCGCCGATTGCGAAACCGTGACCTTCTCGGATGTCGGCTGGACCGACATCACCGCGACCACCGCCGCGACCACCGCCGTTCTCGAGGCGCTGGGCTACGATACCGAGACCCGCGTCCTGTCGGTTCCCTTCACCTACACCGCGCTCGCCAACGGCGATGTCGATGTCTTCCTCGGCAACTGGATGCCCACGATGGAGAACGACATCGGCCCCTATCTCGACGATGGCACGGTCGAGGTCGTCCGCACCAATCTCGAGGGCGCGAAATACACGCTCGCCACGAATGCCGCCGGGGCCGAGCTCGGCATCGAGAGCTTCGCCGACATCGCCGAGAATGCCGACGCGCTCGGCTCCGAGATCTACGCGATCGAGCCCGGCAATGACGGCAACCGCCTGATCCAGGACATGATCGCCGATGACGCGTTCGGCCTGTCGGATTTCGACGTGGTGGAATCCTCGGAACAGGGCATGCTTGCACAGGTCGATCGCTCCAGCCGCCGCGACCAGCCGATCGTCTTCCTCGGGTGGGAGCCGCATCCCATGAACGCCGCCTACGACATGACCTACCTGACCGGGGGCGACGATTATTTCGGGCCCGACCTCGGCGGTGCCACGGTCCAGACGAACGTCACCGCGGGCTTCGTCGACGAATGCCCGAATGTCGGCGCGTTCCTCGAGAATCTCAGCTTCACGCTCGAGATGGAGAACGAGATCATGGGCGCGATCCTCAACGACGGCAAGCAGGCCGAGGACGCGGCGACCGAATGGCTGACCGCCAATCCCGAGATCCTCGAGACATGGCTCGACGGCGTCGAGACCCCATCCGGCGAGGAGGGCCTGCCGGCCGTCCGCTCCGCACTGGGTCTCTGA
- the thpR gene encoding RNA 2',3'-cyclic phosphodiesterase, translating to MRIFVALDLPDELTGALSALQDRLLVGRHVPEDDLHLTLAFLPEIRLPELDELALDFEMMSTGPLAIGVAGLDIFGGAHPRSVHATVTPSEPLAQLQGKVSTLIRRAGLDLPHRRFVPHVTLARFPNTMPPEDHARLGRFLQAHGDWSHEPVLPEALTIYQSRLRDDGPVYDPLLSRPLI from the coding sequence ATGCGGATCTTCGTGGCGCTCGACCTGCCGGACGAGCTAACCGGCGCGCTCTCGGCGTTGCAGGACAGGCTCCTCGTCGGGCGTCACGTCCCCGAGGACGACCTGCACCTGACGCTCGCCTTCCTGCCGGAGATCCGCCTGCCCGAGCTCGACGAGCTCGCCCTCGATTTCGAGATGATGTCGACCGGTCCCCTCGCCATCGGGGTGGCCGGACTCGACATCTTCGGCGGCGCGCATCCGCGCAGCGTTCATGCGACGGTCACGCCCTCCGAGCCGCTCGCCCAGCTTCAGGGCAAGGTCTCGACGCTCATCCGGCGGGCGGGCCTCGACCTGCCGCATCGCCGCTTCGTGCCGCATGTCACGCTCGCGCGGTTCCCCAACACGATGCCGCCCGAGGACCACGCACGGCTCGGGCGGTTCCTGCAGGCCCATGGCGACTGGTCGCACGAGCCCGTCCTGCCCGAGGCGCTGACCATCTACCAGTCGCGGCTGCGCGACGACGGCCCGGTCTACGACCCGCTTCTCTCGCGGCCCCTCATCTAA
- a CDS encoding GntR family transcriptional regulator: MLIQQRPETAPIQAAHDRVYRALRLQIMHGELAPGASLTLRGIGRQFGVSMTPAREAARRLVAEGALTMSPSGRVTTPVLAPDRIEELAALRALIEVELASRALPRAHIAMIDRMRSVNVAIAEVVAKRDAIGYLRLNLEFHRMLYLRAQAPAMLAMAETVWLQLGPTMRALYGRMGRTEAPAGHRTILAALEAGDEPGLRLAVRTDVTQGLRMILMGEGGGGSAPLR; the protein is encoded by the coding sequence ATGTTGATCCAGCAACGCCCCGAAACCGCCCCGATCCAGGCGGCGCATGATCGCGTCTATCGCGCCCTGCGCCTGCAGATCATGCATGGCGAACTGGCCCCCGGCGCGTCGCTGACGCTGCGCGGGATCGGCCGGCAATTCGGCGTGTCGATGACCCCGGCGCGCGAGGCCGCACGGCGGCTGGTGGCCGAGGGGGCGCTGACGATGAGCCCGTCCGGCCGGGTGACGACGCCGGTCCTCGCGCCGGACCGCATCGAGGAGCTGGCCGCGCTGCGCGCGCTCATCGAGGTGGAACTCGCCAGCCGTGCGCTGCCGCGGGCGCATATCGCGATGATCGACCGGATGCGGTCGGTCAACGTCGCGATCGCCGAGGTCGTCGCGAAACGCGACGCGATCGGCTATCTCAGGCTGAACCTCGAATTCCACCGGATGCTCTATCTCAGGGCGCAGGCCCCGGCGATGCTCGCCATGGCCGAGACCGTCTGGCTGCAGCTCGGCCCGACGATGCGCGCGCTCTATGGCCGGATGGGGCGGACCGAGGCCCCGGCCGGGCATCGCACGATCCTGGCCGCGCTCGAGGCGGGGGACGAGCCGGGATTGCGGCTGGCGGTGCGCACGGATGTGACGCAGGGCCTTCGGATGATCCTGATGGGGGAGGGGGGCGGCGGTTCCGCGCCGCTTAGATGA
- a CDS encoding SprT family zinc-dependent metalloprotease: MVQDRARRKTLPGEPPVELVIRRSGRARRISLRVSALDGRVTLSVPAAASERAALDFAASKASWIRAQLACGVPAAQVGPGTVLSVLGRPREVAIGSGGAALLDREIRVSARRAIGPQVAALLKEAARDALERASRRHAAAIGCRPGRITMRDTRSRWGSCSAEGNLNYSWRLVLAPPDVLDYVAAHEVAHLRHMDHSRAFWSVVEELRPDWRDHRDWLRREGSRLHGWRFE; the protein is encoded by the coding sequence ATGGTACAGGACCGCGCCCGACGCAAGACGCTGCCCGGAGAGCCCCCGGTGGAACTGGTGATCCGCCGGTCGGGCCGGGCACGCCGGATCAGCCTGCGCGTCTCGGCGCTCGACGGGCGGGTCACGCTGAGCGTCCCCGCCGCGGCATCGGAACGTGCGGCCCTCGATTTCGCGGCGTCGAAAGCGAGCTGGATCAGGGCGCAGCTGGCCTGCGGGGTTCCGGCGGCGCAGGTGGGACCGGGCACGGTGCTGAGCGTTCTGGGCCGCCCGCGCGAAGTGGCGATCGGCAGCGGGGGGGCCGCGCTTCTCGACCGCGAGATCCGCGTCTCGGCCCGCCGCGCGATCGGGCCGCAGGTCGCCGCGTTGTTGAAGGAGGCCGCGCGCGACGCGCTGGAACGGGCGAGCCGCCGCCACGCGGCCGCGATCGGATGCCGGCCGGGGCGCATCACGATGCGCGACACGCGCTCGCGCTGGGGGTCGTGTTCGGCCGAGGGCAATCTCAACTACAGCTGGCGTCTGGTCCTGGCGCCTCCGGACGTGCTCGACTACGTGGCCGCGCACGAGGTCGCGCATCTGCGCCACATGGATCATTCGCGGGCCTTCTGGTCGGTCGTGGAGGAGCTTCGGCCGGATTGGCGGGATCATCGCGACTGGCTCAGGCGGGAAGGCTCGCGGCTGCATGGCTGGCGGTTCGAATGA
- a CDS encoding TIGR02300 family protein: MPKEEWGTKRVCPTTGKRFYDLNADPVVSPYTGEVVQLDTGKGNRTMLADKADKDSAKKDQTEDEEDVILDDDDSDESSDVDLGDDVLEDDDDNVSLDDIADVSGEDDDN; the protein is encoded by the coding sequence ATGCCCAAGGAAGAATGGGGAACCAAACGCGTCTGCCCCACAACCGGCAAGCGCTTCTATGACCTCAATGCCGATCCGGTCGTGAGCCCCTATACCGGCGAGGTCGTCCAGCTCGATACCGGCAAGGGCAATCGTACGATGCTGGCCGACAAGGCCGACAAGGATTCGGCCAAGAAGGATCAGACCGAGGACGAGGAAGACGTCATCCTCGACGACGACGACAGCGACGAGTCGAGCGATGTCGATCTCGGCGACGATGTGCTCGAGGATGACGACGACAATGTCTCCCTCGACGATATCGCCGACGTTTCGGGTGAAGACGACGACAATTGA
- a CDS encoding aspartate aminotransferase family protein, whose amino-acid sequence MLSNSLAELDRRHLVHPVSSYRGHEARGVRILTSAKGAIVTDAEGRELIDGFAGLWCVNAGYGHESVVEAAAEQMRRLPYATGYFDLGSEPAIRLAAELAERAPGDLNHVYFTLGGSDAVDSTIRYVRYYWYAKGAPGRDQFISVGQGYHGSTAGGAGLTALPAFHEGFGLPFDWQHKISSHYVYRNAAGDDPEAVIDASVAELRAKIAEIGAERVAAFYVEPIQGSGGVLVPPPGWIKAMHAVCAEHGILFVADEVITGFGRTGPLFACEDEGIVPDLMTVAKGLTSGYAPMGAVFLSDRVYDAMADGAGMRAIGHGFTYSAHPVSAAVGLEVLKLYEGGLLENGRRMGERLQAGLAGLADHPLVGDVRGRGMLAAIELVTDKAAKTPLPPEVQAATRLFDRAWEAGLIVRAFPTGIFGYAPPLCCTEGEIDAIVERTRLVLDQTLEDPEIRAVLRG is encoded by the coding sequence ATGCTGAGCAATTCACTGGCCGAACTCGACCGGCGGCACCTGGTCCACCCGGTCTCGTCCTATCGCGGGCACGAGGCGCGCGGCGTGCGCATCCTGACCTCGGCGAAGGGCGCGATCGTCACCGATGCCGAGGGACGCGAGCTGATTGACGGCTTTGCCGGCCTCTGGTGCGTGAATGCGGGCTACGGCCACGAAAGCGTGGTCGAGGCCGCCGCCGAACAGATGCGCAGGCTGCCCTATGCGACCGGCTATTTCGACCTCGGGTCGGAGCCTGCGATCCGGCTCGCGGCCGAGCTTGCCGAGCGGGCGCCGGGTGACCTGAACCACGTCTATTTCACGCTCGGCGGATCCGACGCGGTCGACAGCACGATCCGGTACGTGCGTTATTACTGGTACGCGAAGGGCGCGCCCGGGCGTGACCAGTTCATCTCGGTCGGGCAGGGCTATCACGGATCGACGGCGGGCGGTGCGGGCCTGACGGCGCTTCCGGCCTTTCACGAGGGGTTCGGCCTTCCCTTCGACTGGCAGCACAAGATCTCGTCGCACTATGTCTATCGCAATGCGGCGGGCGACGATCCCGAAGCGGTGATCGACGCATCGGTGGCCGAGCTTCGCGCCAAGATCGCCGAGATCGGGGCGGAGCGGGTCGCGGCCTTCTATGTCGAGCCGATCCAGGGATCCGGCGGCGTGCTGGTGCCTCCGCCGGGCTGGATCAAGGCGATGCACGCGGTCTGCGCCGAGCACGGCATCCTCTTCGTCGCGGACGAGGTCATCACCGGCTTCGGCCGCACGGGGCCGCTTTTCGCCTGCGAGGACGAGGGGATCGTCCCGGATCTGATGACCGTGGCGAAGGGGCTGACCTCGGGCTACGCGCCGATGGGGGCCGTCTTTCTCAGCGACAGGGTCTATGACGCGATGGCGGACGGCGCGGGCATGCGCGCGATCGGGCACGGTTTCACCTATTCGGCGCATCCCGTCTCGGCGGCCGTCGGGCTGGAGGTGCTGAAGCTCTACGAGGGTGGATTGCTCGAGAACGGGCGCAGGATGGGAGAGCGCCTGCAGGCGGGCCTCGCCGGCCTCGCGGATCATCCGCTCGTCGGTGACGTGCGGGGTCGCGGCATGCTGGCCGCTATCGAGCTCGTGACGGACAAGGCGGCGAAGACGCCGCTCCCGCCGGAGGTGCAGGCGGCCACGCGGCTTTTCGACAGGGCGTGGGAGGCGGGACTCATCGTGAGGGCCTTCCCGACGGGCATCTTCGGCTATGCGCCGCCTCTCTGCTGCACGGAAGGCGAGATCGACGCCATCGTCGAGCGCACGCGTCTCGTGCTCGACCAGACGCTCGAGGACCCCGAGATTCGCGCGGTCCTGCGGGGCTGA